A genomic window from Companilactobacillus alimentarius DSM 20249 includes:
- a CDS encoding SemiSWEET family transporter, whose protein sequence is MNPEKVERIGTIASAMSVLMYVSYIPQIISNLSGSKGNPIQPLVAFINCTIWTAYGLMKKEKDWPIVWANVPGIFLGAATFITAVFSFS, encoded by the coding sequence ATCAATCCAGAAAAAGTAGAAAGAATCGGGACAATTGCTAGCGCTATGTCTGTTCTAATGTACGTTTCTTATATCCCACAGATTATCTCCAACCTATCAGGCAGTAAGGGAAATCCCATCCAACCACTCGTTGCCTTTATCAACTGTACAATTTGGACAGCCTATGGTTTGATGAAAAAGGAAAAAGATTGGCCAATAGTTTGGGCTAATGTTCCCGGAATTTTTCTTGGTGCAGCAACATTTATCACCGCTGTATTTAGTTTCAGTTAG
- a CDS encoding zinc-binding dehydrogenase produces the protein MKAVVVSKAGGPEVLEYKEVPTPEVKAGWSLVKIKGFGIIHSEIFTRQGKSPSVKFPRILGIECVGVIEQTSDPKRLPVGQKIIAMNGEMGRDFDGSYAEYALLPNKIIHPVTTNIPWEDLAAIPETFHTAYRALLQLQIDKANSLLIRGGTSGVGIAGLKLAKAMNPDIKVFGTSRKEAAKEEVLQLGYDGFVLDDHQKLQMSKQVDRIFDLVGAATAIDSMNNLKPFGIASITGDMGGIWDIEHFDPVTNIPNDRYMTSFASYVIDEEQLNDLLKLISDKKIDVHPVKVFSLKQLPEAHEFLENQTKPGKVVVLP, from the coding sequence ATGAAAGCAGTTGTCGTTTCTAAAGCTGGTGGTCCTGAGGTATTGGAATATAAAGAAGTTCCAACGCCAGAGGTAAAAGCTGGTTGGTCATTGGTAAAAATTAAAGGATTTGGAATTATTCACTCAGAAATTTTCACACGTCAAGGTAAGTCCCCGTCTGTGAAATTTCCAAGGATTTTGGGTATTGAATGTGTCGGTGTTATTGAACAAACTAGCGATCCAAAACGTCTTCCAGTTGGTCAAAAGATTATCGCCATGAACGGTGAAATGGGACGAGATTTTGATGGAAGTTATGCAGAATATGCACTATTACCAAACAAAATAATTCATCCAGTAACAACTAATATACCTTGGGAAGACTTAGCGGCCATTCCAGAAACCTTTCATACTGCTTATCGAGCATTATTGCAGCTTCAAATCGATAAGGCCAATTCATTATTGATCCGTGGAGGAACTAGTGGTGTTGGAATAGCAGGCTTGAAGTTAGCTAAGGCAATGAACCCTGATATTAAAGTTTTTGGTACTTCAAGAAAAGAAGCTGCTAAAGAAGAGGTTCTTCAATTGGGTTATGATGGTTTTGTGTTGGATGACCATCAGAAGTTACAGATGAGTAAACAAGTGGATAGAATTTTTGATTTGGTTGGGGCTGCCACAGCTATAGACTCAATGAACAATTTGAAGCCGTTTGGTATTGCAAGTATCACTGGTGATATGGGTGGAATTTGGGATATTGAACATTTTGATCCAGTCACGAATATTCCAAATGATCGTTATATGACATCATTTGCTAGTTATGTAATTGACGAAGAACAATTAAATGATCTTTTGAAGTTGATTTCTGATAAAAAAATAGATGTTCATCCAGTTAAAGTATTTTCTTTAAAGCAATTACCAGAAGCACATGAATTTTTAGAAAATCAAACTAAACCAGGAAAAGTAGTTGTTTTGCCATAA
- a CDS encoding MalY/PatB family protein, which yields MKYDFETLNKKRAGNSAKWDVGKNELPMTIADMDFPTAPEIVKALQEKVAMGLFGYEEIPDEYRKAVADWYETEHGVRPKEDWMIFATGVVPSISSAVRRLTSLGDNVLVQAPVYNVFYNSIVNNGRHVVSNDLVYLKESHQYVIDFNDLEEKLSDPLTNMMILCNPHNPVGKIWTVEELTKIAGLCLKYDIKLFSDEIHGDITFNKDGYNPVFGLEDKYLKNVVVAVSPSKTFNVAAFHASTVIVPDSNLRAQVSRGLNSEELAEPNLVAVPGTIAAYTKGHEWLQQLKQKVLANRKLVLDFLAENIPDIKWVEGEATYLLWFDVSQITEDVDELTDFIRQDTGLIVTPGDVYGGDGQHFIRMNIASPTEMIQDGLDRLKKAINDYK from the coding sequence ATGAAGTATGATTTTGAAACGTTGAATAAGAAACGAGCTGGAAATTCAGCTAAATGGGATGTTGGTAAGAATGAATTGCCAATGACTATTGCTGATATGGATTTTCCTACGGCACCAGAAATTGTGAAAGCCTTGCAAGAAAAGGTTGCGATGGGATTATTTGGATATGAGGAAATACCTGATGAATATCGTAAAGCTGTGGCCGATTGGTATGAAACAGAGCACGGCGTTCGACCAAAAGAAGATTGGATGATTTTTGCAACTGGAGTAGTGCCTTCAATCTCCTCAGCGGTACGTCGTTTAACTTCTTTGGGTGATAATGTCTTAGTCCAAGCACCAGTTTACAATGTCTTTTATAACTCAATCGTTAATAATGGACGTCACGTTGTCTCAAACGATTTAGTTTATCTTAAAGAGAGTCATCAGTATGTAATTGATTTTAATGACTTGGAAGAGAAATTAAGTGATCCATTGACGAACATGATGATTCTATGCAATCCTCATAATCCAGTCGGTAAGATTTGGACTGTTGAAGAATTAACTAAGATTGCTGGTTTGTGTTTGAAATATGATATTAAATTGTTTAGTGATGAGATCCACGGTGACATTACTTTTAACAAGGATGGATATAATCCGGTCTTTGGACTAGAAGATAAGTATTTGAAAAATGTCGTTGTGGCTGTATCGCCAAGTAAAACATTTAACGTTGCTGCCTTTCATGCTTCAACAGTAATTGTCCCTGACAGCAATCTAAGAGCTCAAGTGAGCCGCGGTTTAAATAGTGAAGAACTAGCCGAACCTAACTTAGTAGCTGTTCCTGGAACAATTGCCGCTTATACAAAGGGACATGAATGGTTACAACAATTGAAGCAAAAGGTTTTGGCTAATCGTAAATTAGTACTAGACTTTCTAGCGGAAAATATTCCTGATATCAAATGGGTTGAGGGTGAAGCTACATATTTACTTTGGTTCGATGTTTCTCAAATCACTGAAGATGTCGATGAGTTGACCGATTTCATTCGTCAAGATACTGGCTTGATTGTTACCCCTGGAGATGTTTACGGTGGGGACGGTCAGCACTTCATTCGAATGAACATTGCTAGTCCAACTGAAATGATTCAGGATGGTTTGGATCGTCTAAAAAAGGCTATAAATGATTATAAATAG
- a CDS encoding acetate/propionate family kinase, translating to MQKTLVVNAGSSSLKWKLFEMPSEKILASGTVERIDAPNSLFKIKYAGKKDEITKDKLTQGQASQMVFTELQKRNIIKNLSEITAVAHRVVAGGQVFKHAVEITPEVLKQIQQLSNFAPLHNPMEAKGIKAMAQTLPNVKQYAVFDSQFFTDLPEKNAIYSLPYELTQKYQIRRYGEHGISHSYLTSRAAELLNKSQEKLNLVTMHLGSGASLAAVKNGKAFDTSMGFTPLNGVTMGTRSGDIDPALVPYLMKQLKLQDPNEVLDIFNQKSGLLGISEFSSDMRDIKSQESTNKQAKLAIDIFVNRVVKYAGSFLTELHQADALVFAGGIAENNAWLRKQIIEELSIFNVKIDDKLNEAAQEGLISNPDSAIKVLLIPTDEELMMVRQVASLEK from the coding sequence ATGCAAAAAACATTGGTCGTCAACGCTGGTAGCTCATCTTTAAAATGGAAGTTGTTCGAAATGCCTTCCGAAAAAATCCTTGCCAGTGGTACCGTGGAAAGAATAGATGCTCCAAATTCTCTATTCAAGATTAAATATGCTGGTAAAAAAGATGAAATTACCAAAGACAAATTAACTCAAGGTCAAGCCTCACAAATGGTTTTCACCGAGTTACAAAAACGCAACATTATCAAGAATCTCTCTGAAATCACCGCTGTAGCTCATCGAGTCGTTGCTGGAGGACAAGTCTTTAAACATGCCGTTGAAATTACACCAGAGGTATTGAAACAAATCCAACAATTAAGTAACTTTGCCCCACTACACAATCCTATGGAAGCCAAGGGTATCAAAGCTATGGCCCAAACCCTTCCTAATGTTAAACAGTATGCCGTCTTTGACAGTCAATTCTTCACCGACCTGCCTGAAAAAAACGCCATCTACAGTTTGCCTTATGAATTAACTCAGAAATATCAGATCCGTCGCTACGGAGAACACGGTATTTCCCACAGTTATTTAACCAGTCGTGCCGCTGAACTACTAAACAAGTCCCAAGAAAAACTCAATTTAGTCACAATGCACTTAGGCAGCGGTGCTTCACTAGCCGCAGTTAAAAATGGGAAAGCATTTGATACCTCAATGGGATTCACGCCACTAAATGGTGTCACTATGGGAACACGTTCGGGTGACATTGATCCCGCTTTAGTTCCTTATTTGATGAAACAATTGAAACTTCAAGATCCTAACGAAGTCTTAGATATTTTCAATCAAAAATCCGGTCTTCTGGGTATTTCTGAATTTTCCTCCGATATGCGTGACATCAAGTCTCAAGAATCCACTAATAAACAAGCTAAGTTGGCTATCGACATCTTTGTTAACCGTGTCGTCAAATACGCCGGAAGTTTCTTAACTGAATTGCATCAAGCTGACGCTTTGGTCTTTGCTGGTGGTATTGCCGAGAACAACGCTTGGCTGAGAAAACAAATCATCGAAGAACTATCAATTTTTAACGTAAAAATTGATGACAAATTAAACGAAGCTGCTCAAGAAGGTCTCATCAGTAATCCTGACTCAGCTATCAAAGTTCTTTTGATTCCAACCGACGAAGAATTGATGATGGTTAGACAAGTTGCTTCTTTAGAAAAATAA
- a CDS encoding VOC family protein — protein sequence MNNNNVNWFEIGTDHPQETMDFYGKMFGWKFQEYTDMENEYYNIIEPGNEYPTGGILGTAGKIAEYSTFYTLVSDVETAIKAAKDNGARVIWGPVTDKTGLTFARLNDNTGHQFGVFSAGK from the coding sequence ATGAACAACAATAATGTAAATTGGTTTGAAATTGGAACAGATCATCCTCAAGAAACGATGGACTTTTATGGAAAAATGTTTGGCTGGAAATTCCAAGAATATACAGATATGGAAAATGAATACTATAATATTATTGAACCAGGTAATGAATATCCAACCGGTGGTATTTTGGGTACAGCCGGTAAAATTGCTGAATACTCGACATTCTATACCTTGGTAAGTGATGTTGAAACGGCCATTAAGGCAGCCAAGGATAATGGAGCAAGGGTTATTTGGGGTCCAGTTACTGATAAGACAGGTTTAACATTTGCTAGATTGAATGATAATACTGGGCATCAATTTGGAGTATTTTCAGCAGGCAAATAG
- the asnS gene encoding asparagine--tRNA ligase codes for MQNVLVKDLYKKEFADGDKITVSGWIRTIRGSKRVGFIELNDGSFFKNVQVVITSDMENYAEVVKYPISTTIKVVGELALTPKAQQPFEIHATEVIEEGSSDADYPLQKKAHSYEFMRTVAHLRPRTNTFYSVFRIRSLAAFAIHEYLQHNDFVYIHTPIITSSDAEGAGEMFQVTTLDMNNVPKTDDGKVDYSEDFFRKETNLTVSGQLEVEPFALAFRNVYTFGPTFRAENSHTGRHASEFWMIEPEMAFADLKDEMDCSEELLKYVINYVMDHAKEELDFLNENVDNTLIDRLKATANEQFAHVTYTDAIDILEKATDVEFEVKPYWGLDLDSEHERYLSEKVYKKPVFITDYPKDFKAFYMRANDDGKTVAAADLLVPEIGELIGGSQREERLDKLEKRMAELDMNEEDYKWYLELRKYGGTVHSGFGIGFERLVMYITGMENIRDVIAYPRTPGNAEF; via the coding sequence ATGCAAAACGTTTTAGTTAAAGATCTATATAAAAAAGAATTTGCTGACGGTGACAAGATCACTGTTTCTGGTTGGATTCGGACAATCAGAGGTTCAAAGAGAGTCGGTTTTATCGAATTAAACGACGGTTCATTTTTCAAGAATGTTCAAGTAGTTATTACTAGTGACATGGAAAATTATGCTGAAGTAGTCAAATATCCTATCAGCACAACTATTAAAGTTGTCGGTGAATTAGCTTTGACACCTAAAGCACAACAACCATTCGAGATTCACGCAACCGAAGTCATTGAGGAAGGTAGCTCCGACGCAGATTATCCATTGCAAAAGAAAGCTCACTCATATGAATTCATGAGAACAGTAGCTCATCTTCGTCCTAGAACTAACACATTCTATTCAGTATTCAGAATTCGTTCACTAGCAGCTTTTGCTATCCACGAATATCTTCAACACAATGACTTTGTTTACATCCACACACCAATCATCACTAGTTCCGATGCCGAAGGTGCTGGGGAAATGTTCCAAGTAACAACTCTTGATATGAACAATGTTCCTAAGACAGACGATGGCAAAGTTGACTACAGTGAAGATTTCTTTAGAAAAGAAACTAACCTAACAGTTAGTGGTCAACTAGAAGTTGAACCATTTGCTCTAGCCTTCAGAAATGTTTATACCTTTGGACCAACTTTTAGAGCTGAAAACTCCCATACAGGACGTCACGCTTCAGAATTTTGGATGATTGAACCAGAAATGGCCTTCGCCGATTTGAAAGATGAAATGGACTGTTCAGAAGAATTATTGAAGTATGTAATCAACTACGTGATGGATCATGCTAAAGAAGAATTAGACTTCTTGAATGAAAATGTTGATAACACATTGATTGATCGCCTAAAGGCTACTGCCAATGAACAATTTGCTCATGTTACATATACAGACGCTATTGATATCTTGGAAAAGGCCACTGATGTTGAATTTGAAGTTAAACCATATTGGGGCTTAGACTTAGATTCTGAACATGAACGTTACCTATCAGAGAAAGTCTATAAGAAGCCTGTTTTCATTACTGACTATCCTAAAGACTTCAAGGCATTCTACATGCGCGCAAATGACGATGGTAAGACCGTTGCTGCAGCTGACTTATTGGTTCCAGAAATTGGTGAGTTGATCGGTGGGTCACAACGTGAGGAACGTTTGGACAAACTAGAAAAGAGAATGGCCGAACTTGATATGAACGAAGAAGACTACAAGTGGTACTTAGAATTACGTAAGTACGGTGGTACAGTTCACTCAGGATTTGGTATTGGATTTGAAAGATTAGTAATGTATATCACAGGTATGGAAAATATCAGAGATGTCATCGCTTATCCAAGAACACCTGGTAACGCTGAATTTTAA
- a CDS encoding MerR family transcriptional regulator — MRYLIGDVAKKLNLPTSTLRFYDKNGLLPFVDRDQAGRRSFKDNDLNFLEVINCMKKCGMTIKEIRHFINLCMKGDITLQERYDLLNSEEESVKSQIENLQNQLDFLHYKMWYFKTSLQAGTEEIHMVDTDEGERVNPDIHEQYQEALSKCQDIKELIEYQEQYQSEYK; from the coding sequence TTGCGATATTTAATTGGCGATGTTGCTAAGAAGTTGAATTTACCAACGTCTACTTTAAGATTTTATGATAAAAATGGATTATTGCCATTCGTTGATCGTGATCAAGCTGGTCGACGTTCATTTAAAGATAATGATCTTAATTTTTTAGAAGTAATTAATTGTATGAAAAAATGTGGAATGACTATTAAAGAGATTCGTCATTTTATTAATCTTTGTATGAAAGGAGATATTACTCTTCAAGAAAGATATGATCTACTTAATAGCGAAGAAGAATCAGTAAAGAGTCAAATTGAGAATTTACAAAATCAATTAGATTTTTTACATTATAAAATGTGGTATTTTAAAACCTCATTGCAAGCTGGTACTGAAGAGATTCACATGGTCGATACAGATGAAGGTGAAAGGGTAAATCCTGATATTCATGAACAATATCAAGAGGCTCTATCAAAGTGTCAAGATATTAAGGAATTAATTGAATATCAAGAACAGTATCAATCAGAATATAAATAA
- a CDS encoding ABC transporter ATP-binding protein yields MITYKGVGMKYGQNTILNDINLTINDGELFVLVGPSGSGKTTLLRMLNQLTIPTSGDVYFSGKRIKDYDVQQLRLDTGYVLQDSSLFPNLSVEDNIAIQLEQKGVTRAKRRKRAAELLKSVDLDPVKYAKRMPDELSGGQQQRVAIIRALATEPSLVLMDESFSALDPVLRLKSQDLVLKLHKEFKTTIVFVTHDMQEALRMGQRIAALNQGKIQQIGTPHDIMQNPANDFVKNFFGSKTPHWWSMDFLVGSEMLTQVNDKDLPQINKFSDLVDKLKQVPELKFQYQDKNYVITTTQLLEYFQKEGGNQ; encoded by the coding sequence TTGATAACTTATAAGGGTGTCGGAATGAAATATGGTCAAAATACCATTTTGAATGATATCAATTTGACCATCAATGATGGAGAATTATTTGTACTAGTTGGGCCTAGTGGTAGTGGTAAGACGACGCTTTTGAGAATGTTAAATCAATTAACGATTCCTACTAGTGGGGATGTTTACTTCTCTGGCAAAAGAATCAAGGATTACGATGTTCAACAATTGCGACTAGATACGGGTTATGTTTTACAAGATAGTAGTCTGTTTCCTAATCTAAGCGTTGAAGATAATATTGCTATTCAATTAGAACAAAAAGGTGTTACAAGAGCTAAACGGCGCAAACGGGCTGCTGAATTATTAAAATCAGTTGACCTTGATCCGGTTAAGTACGCTAAGAGAATGCCGGATGAATTATCTGGTGGTCAACAACAGCGTGTGGCAATTATTCGAGCCTTAGCGACCGAACCGAGTTTGGTTCTGATGGATGAATCATTCAGCGCTTTGGACCCGGTGTTACGACTTAAGTCACAAGATCTTGTTTTGAAATTGCATAAAGAATTTAAAACGACAATTGTTTTTGTGACGCATGATATGCAAGAAGCATTACGGATGGGCCAGAGGATTGCCGCCTTGAATCAAGGAAAGATTCAACAGATTGGAACACCACATGACATTATGCAAAATCCTGCCAATGATTTTGTTAAGAACTTTTTTGGCTCTAAAACGCCGCATTGGTGGAGTATGGATTTCTTGGTGGGCTCGGAAATGTTGACTCAAGTTAATGATAAAGATCTCCCTCAAATCAACAAATTTAGCGATTTAGTTGACAAATTAAAACAAGTTCCTGAATTGAAATTTCAGTATCAGGATAAAAACTACGTTATAACGACGACGCAATTACTAGAATATTTTCAAAAAGAGGGGGGTAATCAATAA
- a CDS encoding alpha/beta hydrolase produces the protein MKKIYKWLLGIVATILILLIASIAVVKNKEYQPTASAVNASKVATTTNGITKFSGNSQNPSIIFYPGALVEPKSYSIWAKKVSEAGFNVYIVRFPLDLAVLKTNAADKITKKSGYVIGGHSLGGTMASRYAHNHQKNLKGVFFLASYPEKKGNLQKTSVPVLSITATQDGVLQHKNYQKAKKFLPDKTIYTSISGGNHAGFGSYGTQKGDRQASISNQKQQNIISQLLINWLNQKIIK, from the coding sequence TTGAAAAAGATTTATAAATGGTTACTAGGCATTGTCGCAACTATCCTTATTTTACTGATTGCTTCAATCGCTGTCGTTAAAAATAAAGAGTATCAGCCCACTGCCTCAGCCGTCAATGCTAGTAAGGTAGCCACAACTACTAATGGAATCACAAAATTTTCCGGCAACAGCCAAAATCCTAGTATCATTTTTTACCCTGGAGCCCTAGTCGAGCCCAAGAGTTACAGTATTTGGGCTAAAAAAGTCTCAGAAGCAGGATTCAACGTTTATATCGTCAGATTTCCCCTAGATTTAGCTGTTCTAAAAACTAATGCTGCAGATAAAATAACTAAGAAATCCGGCTACGTTATCGGTGGTCACTCTTTAGGTGGAACCATGGCTAGTCGATATGCTCATAATCATCAAAAAAATCTCAAAGGCGTTTTCTTCTTAGCCAGTTATCCTGAGAAAAAAGGTAACCTACAGAAAACCTCCGTCCCCGTTTTATCAATCACAGCTACCCAAGATGGCGTTTTACAGCACAAAAACTATCAAAAAGCCAAGAAGTTCCTTCCTGATAAAACAATCTACACAAGTATCTCAGGTGGAAATCACGCCGGCTTTGGTAGTTATGGCACACAAAAGGGTGATAGACAAGCTTCAATCAGTAATCAAAAACAGCAAAATATTATAAGTCAACTTTTAATAAATTGGTTAAATCAAAAAATTATTAAATAA
- a CDS encoding ABC transporter permease/substrate-binding protein produces the protein MQMLMQTMVSQRAEILKSLYQHIEISFISLLIAMLIAIPVAILLRNHRRFGEIGLQIAGIIQTIPSLALLGLLIPIVGIGTVPAVVALTMYAIMPLYQNTYSGLTNIDPNLEEAAVAFGLSKWKRLQRLEFPLALPMIISGIRIALVMIIGTATLAAFIGAGGLGDYIMLGIQQNNNYYLVIGGVLSALLAFIFSGLLKYMGSSKKRIYTGGVVILVLLLGLGGSKIYQAVKPQPVQITIAGKLGSEPEILMNMYKDLIQKDNPNTEITLKPNFGGTSFLYKALKRNQVDIYPEFTGTVLESLVKYDKKTPKDPKKIYHIAKDELATKENMRFLTPMKYENGYDLAVTKEFSEKYHVTKLSDLERVNDKVKAAFDPDFSNQADGYLGLKKKYNLDFAQVTRMEPTLRYKAIANKKVNLVDGYTTDPQVEQYNLVVLKDDKHFFPPYQGAPLMNEKFAKDNPGIVKSLNRLGGKISTEDMQDMNYQVTVKNKKASVVAHNYLVKKGLLDK, from the coding sequence ATGCAAATGTTAATGCAAACGATGGTCAGTCAGCGTGCTGAAATTTTAAAATCGTTATATCAACACATTGAGATCTCCTTTATTTCTTTGTTGATTGCTATGTTAATTGCGATTCCAGTGGCAATCTTGTTACGAAATCACCGTCGATTTGGTGAGATTGGGTTACAAATAGCTGGAATCATTCAAACAATTCCTAGTTTAGCTTTATTAGGACTGTTGATTCCTATTGTCGGAATTGGAACGGTACCTGCGGTAGTCGCTTTGACAATGTATGCAATTATGCCACTGTATCAGAATACTTATTCCGGATTGACGAATATTGATCCTAATTTGGAAGAAGCTGCTGTAGCCTTTGGATTATCGAAGTGGAAACGACTGCAACGTTTAGAGTTTCCTTTAGCTTTACCGATGATTATTTCAGGAATTAGAATTGCCTTAGTTATGATTATTGGTACGGCAACATTAGCTGCCTTTATCGGTGCCGGTGGTCTGGGTGATTATATTATGTTGGGAATTCAACAGAATAATAATTACTACTTAGTTATCGGTGGTGTTTTGTCAGCTTTACTAGCTTTTATTTTCAGTGGTTTGTTGAAGTATATGGGTTCATCGAAGAAACGAATTTACACTGGTGGCGTTGTGATTTTGGTGCTTTTGTTAGGATTGGGCGGTAGTAAAATTTATCAAGCCGTTAAACCTCAACCAGTTCAAATAACGATTGCCGGTAAATTAGGCAGCGAGCCTGAGATTCTAATGAATATGTATAAAGACTTGATTCAAAAGGATAATCCGAATACCGAAATAACTTTGAAACCAAACTTTGGTGGAACCTCATTCCTATATAAAGCCTTGAAGCGAAATCAAGTTGACATTTATCCAGAATTTACTGGTACTGTTTTGGAGTCATTAGTAAAGTACGATAAAAAGACTCCTAAAGACCCTAAAAAGATTTATCATATTGCTAAAGATGAATTGGCCACAAAAGAAAATATGCGTTTCTTGACGCCAATGAAGTATGAGAATGGTTATGATTTAGCAGTTACTAAAGAATTTTCAGAGAAATATCATGTTACTAAATTAAGTGATCTAGAGCGTGTCAATGACAAAGTCAAGGCCGCTTTTGATCCTGATTTCTCTAACCAAGCGGATGGATACTTAGGATTGAAGAAAAAGTATAATCTTGATTTTGCCCAAGTAACACGAATGGAGCCAACCTTACGTTATAAGGCGATTGCTAATAAGAAGGTTAACTTAGTCGATGGTTATACGACCGATCCACAAGTTGAACAGTATAATTTGGTAGTCTTAAAGGATGACAAGCACTTCTTCCCACCTTATCAAGGAGCACCATTGATGAATGAGAAGTTTGCTAAAGATAATCCTGGTATTGTGAAGAGTTTGAATCGTTTAGGCGGTAAGATCTCGACTGAGGATATGCAAGATATGAATTACCAAGTGACCGTCAAAAATAAGAAGGCAAGTGTTGTAGCACATAATTATTTGGTTAAAAAAGGTTTGTTAGACAAATAA
- a CDS encoding CsbD family protein, which translates to MSIESKKDMIKGKTNQAVGKATGNDKQEAKGKAQEAMGKAKDKVDETVDKAAHKVNEKTDNN; encoded by the coding sequence ATGAGTATTGAAAGCAAGAAAGATATGATCAAGGGTAAAACAAATCAAGCTGTAGGTAAGGCCACTGGCAATGACAAGCAAGAGGCAAAAGGTAAAGCTCAAGAAGCTATGGGTAAGGCTAAGGATAAAGTTGATGAAACTGTTGACAAGGCTGCCCATAAAGTTAATGAAAAAACTGATAATAATTAA
- a CDS encoding Lrp/AsnC family transcriptional regulator has product MDNIDQKILKELNRNCRITKTELAKIVNMTPPAVNTRIEQLEAEGVIKCYTIEVNLDKMGYTHQVFIETQMEYYSHEKYLQFIHSQRNFIRHHYKISGEMNYMIHGAFHSSSELNDFLEKLNKYANYKVLDVISELI; this is encoded by the coding sequence ATGGACAATATTGATCAAAAAATACTCAAAGAATTAAACCGTAACTGTCGTATCACTAAAACTGAACTAGCAAAAATCGTTAATATGACTCCTCCTGCTGTTAATACTCGGATTGAGCAATTAGAAGCTGAAGGTGTTATCAAATGTTACACAATTGAAGTCAATTTAGATAAAATGGGCTACACCCACCAAGTTTTTATCGAAACCCAAATGGAATATTATAGCCACGAGAAATATCTACAATTTATCCATTCTCAAAGAAACTTCATTCGTCATCACTACAAAATATCAGGTGAAATGAATTATATGATTCATGGAGCTTTCCATTCCAGTTCTGAATTAAATGATTTTTTAGAAAAATTAAATAAATACGCCAATTACAAAGTTTTGGATGTTATTTCCGAACTGATTTAA
- a CDS encoding HPP family protein, producing the protein MKSYKKPEYSLKMASKHFLALVGAASIGVLVHTFLSSWLLSAIIALPLVFVLLQLLRIKLPAAFAFPLLALVLPENMFHMLPVTAILATTFFLGTIVILKKYFSPIKVTE; encoded by the coding sequence TTGAAGTCCTACAAGAAACCTGAATATAGCTTAAAAATGGCTAGTAAACATTTTCTAGCCCTTGTAGGGGCCGCTAGTATCGGAGTTTTGGTGCACACATTCCTTAGTTCCTGGTTATTGAGCGCTATTATCGCCTTACCATTAGTCTTTGTCCTATTACAATTGCTTAGAATCAAACTTCCGGCAGCCTTTGCCTTTCCATTATTAGCCTTAGTTCTGCCAGAAAATATGTTTCACATGCTCCCTGTTACAGCAATACTAGCCACAACTTTTTTCCTTGGTACTATTGTAATTTTAAAGAAATACTTCTCACCTATAAAAGTTACTGAATAA